A single genomic interval of Calypte anna isolate BGI_N300 chromosome 3, bCalAnn1_v1.p, whole genome shotgun sequence harbors:
- the LGSN gene encoding lengsin, with protein MSKKEDLTQQNTSESDSDEVDGNNICGFRKKKGVDGPTKYISPLENEKMELSHTTKIPDPCPLQATTGCPESPSDGPLQRPSSFPTEQKDTGSCDSPHTGSDVKKDMSGETQDIQENADTGKRSTGKIQEEVDTPSKMELPVGVQPASRAGKAGCIKAEGRGDVSEKAENEQRGQGEVEEKDVTFHMRTLGSLCGAVTMHGIGTAESFAGTPPISKQSFQGLKNLLSEGPLPDYGPNHSGKASGPFSQKSLKPREKTADKQGQPFTTFSPHFGEENRKYHSFHKEGMGQQSKPLLVLSCAGSDQHQPAGDDMDNLILRLPATSTNVESTSSEIQSDHSADNAASSREPDVNGLGSPSLLHLFSHIEFIKQQMARDNVQFVRFESIDLHGVSRSKNIPSRFFHEKAINGVAMPRSYLELTLNPKDNELDYINASNFNCDIILNPDLSTFRILPWTEQTARVICDSFTILGNPLMTSPRHIAKKQLHQLQDYGFSLHSAFTYEFCIYGITEIVNSKTISFPAATILNNHDQTFIQELIEGMYYAGANIESFSSSTGPGQMEITFHPEFGIDAADSAFTFRTGIKEVAKKYSYIASFFSESGFYNSGALSHSLWDVNGQKNLFSAGYGVEELSDIGKYWLSGLLAHTAAISCLMAPTTSCRKPYSKYSKESKETVNAKWGYNDNSCAFNVKCHGGKGTQIENKLSSATANPYLVLAATIAAGLDGVKRELRYDDMLQDENHTADLKHSSVPLKLEDALVALEKDQCIKEALGESFIRYFVAMKHYELETEEMDSERNKCLGYFI; from the exons AACACATCTGAAAGTGACAGTGATGAAGTTGATGGCAACAATATATGtggtttcagaaagaaaaagggagtcGATGGTCCTACGAAGTACATTTCTCCTTTAGAAAATGAGAAGATGGAGCTGTCACACACCACAAAAATCCCAGATCCTTGTCCCCTTCAAGCAACCACTGGTTGCCCAGAATCACCATCTGATGGGCCGCTTCAAAGACCATCTAGCTTTCCTACAGAACAAAAGGACACAGGGAGCTGTGACAGTCCCCACACTGGCAGCGATGTGAAAAAAGACATGTCTGGAGAAACACAAGATATCCAGGAAAATGCTGACACTGGGAAACgaagcacaggaaaaatacagGAGGAAGTAGACACACCATCTAAAATGGAGCTGCCTGTGGGTGTGCAACCTGcgagcagagcaggaaaagctggATGCATCAAAGCAGAAGGCAGGGGAGATGTCAGTGAGAAGGCAGAGAATGAACAAAGGGGACAGGGGGAGGTGGAGGAAAAGGATGTCACGTTTCACATGAGGACGCTGGGCTCCCTGTGTGGTGCTGTAACCATGCATGGAATCGGTACTGCAGAGTCCtttgcagggacacctcccatttCTAAACAAAGTTTCCAAGGGCTGAAAAACCTGCTGAGTGAAGGTCCTTTGCCTGATTATGGACCCAATCACAGTGGCAAGGCAAGTGGCCCTTTTTCCCAAAAAAGTTTGAAGCCACGTGAGAAAACAGCTGACAAGCAAGGCCAACCCTTCACGACTTTTAGTCCTCATTTTGGAGAGGAGAATCGAAAGTACCACAGCTTCCACAAGGAAGGAATGGGACAGCAGAGCAAACCTCTCCTGGTCCTCAGTTGTGCTGGGTCTGATCAGCACCAACCAGCAGGAGATGACATGGATAATCTTATCCTGAGACTACCAGCAACTTCTACAAATGTAGAAAGCACATCTTCTGAGATCCAGTCTGACCATTCTGCAGATAATGCTG CATCCAGCAGAGAGCCTGATGTAAACGGCCTTGGAAGTCCATCTCTCCTTCACCTCTTCTCTCATATTGAATTTATTAAGCAGCAGATGGCCAGGGACAACGTACAGTTTGTCAGATTTGAATCAATAGACCTCCACGGTGTGTCAAGATCAAAGAATATTCCTTCTCGCTTTTTTCAT GAAAAAGCAATTAACGGTGTTGCCATGCCCAGAAGTTACCTTGAGCTGACCCTGAACCCTAAAGATAATGAATTAGATTACATAAATGCAAGCAATTTTAATTGTGACATAATCCTGAACCCTGATTTATCAACGTTTCGAATACTCCCTTGGACTGAACAGACTGCAAGAGTGATATGTGATTCTTTCACCATCCTGGGCAATCCACTAATGACCTCACCGAGGCACATTGCCAAGAAACAGCTGCACCAGCTTCAGGACTATGGTTTTTCTCTGCACTCTGCCTTCACATATGAATTTTGTATTTATGGCATTACTGAGATTGTAAATTCAAAGACAATATCCTTTCCTGCAGCCACGATACTAAATAACCATGACCAGACTTTCATTCAGGAGCTCATTGAAGGAATGTATTATGCTGGTGCCAACAttgaaagcttttcttcttccactggGCCTGGGCAAATGGAGATTACATTTCATCCAGAGTTTGGCATAGATGCTGCTGACAGTGCCTTCACATTTAGAACAGGCATTAAAGAGGTGGCTAAGAAATATAGCTACATTGCTAGCTTTTTCTCAGAATCGGGATTCTACAATTCAGGGGCTCTGTCACATAGCCTGTGGGATGTGAATGGCCAGaagaatttgttttctgctggttATGGAGTTGAGGAGCTCTCAGATATTGGAAAATATTGGTTATCAGGTCTCTTGGCACACACAGCAGCTATTAGCTGTTTGATGGCTCCTACCACCAGCTGCCGCAAGCCTTATTCTAAATACAGTAAAGAATCAAAAGAGACTGTAAATGCAAAATGGGGATATAATGACAACAGCTGTGCCTTTAATGTCAAATGTCATGGTGGAAAAGGCACTCAAATAGAGAATAAATTAAGCTCTGCTACAGCTAACCCCTACCTGGTACTTGCTGCTACTATTGCTGCGGGTCTAGACGGAGTGAAAAGAGAACTTAGGTATGATGATATGCTCCAAGATGAAAATCACACTGCTGATCTCAAACATTCATCAGTCCCTCTGAAGCTAGAAGATGCTCTTGTGGCACTGGAGAAAGATCAATGCATTAAGGAAGCCTTAGGTGAAAGTTTTATCCGATACTTTGTTGCCATGAAACATTATGAGttagaaactgaagaaatggaTAGTGAAAGGAATAAATGCCTGGGGTATTTTATTTAG